One stretch of Methylopila sp. 73B DNA includes these proteins:
- the mdcA gene encoding malonate decarboxylase subunit alpha, whose translation MSDTNSRSWSTRRDDKLRRLRAVEAHADGKVLRAAEMVAALEAVLVSGDRVALEGDNQKQADFLSRSLAKVSPEKVRDLHMLISSISRPEQIDVFETGVAKKIDFAYAGPQSLRVAQLLEDGALEVGAIHTYVELYARMFVDLTPRVALVAAEKADRFGNLYTGANTEDTPTIVEATAFGGGIVIAQANEIVDELPRVDIPGDWVDFVVKADRPAAIEPLFTRDPRLITEQHILMAMLAIRGVYERHGVVSLNHGIGFNTAAIELLLPTYAERLGLKGKIARHWTLNPHPTLIPAIESGWVDSVHCFGGEVGMEAYIAARSDVFFTGRDGSLRSNRVLCQLAGQYAVDMFIGATLQIDGDANSSTVTAGRLAGFGGAPNMGHDPGGRRHSSKAWLDMKTDPSPTARGKKLVVQMAETFQSGGVPTFVEELDAVSVGRAAGMPIAPVMIYGDDVSHVVTEEGVAYLYLAADEDERRAALAAVAGVSPIGLRHDPRRTDDLRAKGLVAYPEDLGVDPTEASRSLLAARTIEDLVEWSGGLYAPPAKFRSF comes from the coding sequence ATGTCCGATACGAACTCACGCTCCTGGTCGACCCGCCGCGACGACAAGCTGCGCCGTTTGCGGGCGGTCGAAGCGCACGCGGACGGTAAGGTTCTTCGCGCGGCCGAGATGGTCGCGGCGCTGGAGGCGGTCCTCGTCTCCGGAGACCGGGTGGCGCTCGAGGGCGACAACCAGAAGCAGGCGGACTTTCTCTCGCGCTCCCTGGCGAAGGTCAGCCCCGAAAAGGTGCGCGACCTGCACATGCTGATCTCGTCGATCTCGCGGCCCGAGCAGATCGACGTGTTCGAGACCGGCGTGGCCAAGAAGATCGACTTCGCCTACGCCGGCCCGCAGTCGCTGCGCGTGGCGCAGCTGCTCGAGGACGGCGCGCTCGAGGTCGGGGCGATCCACACCTATGTGGAACTCTACGCCCGCATGTTCGTGGACCTGACGCCGCGCGTCGCGCTGGTGGCGGCCGAGAAGGCCGATCGGTTCGGCAACCTCTACACCGGCGCCAACACCGAGGACACGCCGACCATCGTGGAGGCGACGGCCTTCGGCGGCGGGATCGTGATCGCGCAGGCGAACGAGATCGTCGACGAGCTGCCGCGCGTCGACATTCCCGGCGACTGGGTCGATTTCGTCGTCAAGGCGGACCGCCCCGCCGCGATCGAGCCGCTGTTCACCCGCGACCCCCGCCTGATCACCGAGCAGCACATCCTGATGGCGATGCTCGCGATCCGCGGCGTCTACGAGCGCCACGGCGTGGTCTCGCTCAACCACGGCATCGGCTTCAACACGGCGGCGATCGAGCTGCTGCTGCCGACCTACGCCGAGCGCCTCGGGCTGAAGGGGAAGATCGCCCGGCACTGGACGCTGAACCCTCACCCGACCCTGATCCCCGCGATCGAGAGCGGCTGGGTCGACAGCGTGCACTGCTTCGGCGGCGAGGTCGGCATGGAGGCCTACATCGCCGCGCGCTCCGACGTGTTCTTCACCGGCCGAGACGGCTCGCTGCGGTCGAACCGGGTGCTGTGCCAGCTCGCGGGGCAATACGCCGTCGACATGTTCATCGGCGCGACGCTGCAAATCGACGGCGACGCCAACTCCTCGACCGTCACCGCCGGCCGTCTGGCGGGGTTCGGCGGCGCGCCCAACATGGGCCACGACCCCGGCGGCCGGCGGCATTCGAGCAAAGCCTGGCTCGACATGAAGACCGACCCCTCCCCTACCGCCCGCGGCAAGAAGCTGGTCGTGCAGATGGCGGAGACCTTCCAGTCCGGCGGCGTGCCGACCTTCGTGGAGGAGCTCGACGCGGTGAGCGTCGGCCGGGCCGCAGGCATGCCGATCGCGCCTGTGATGATCTACGGCGACGACGTCAGCCATGTGGTTACCGAGGAGGGCGTCGCCTACCTCTATCTCGCGGCCGACGAGGACGAGCGCCGGGCGGCGCTCGCGGCGGTCGCGGGCGTCAGCCCGATCGGCCTGCGCCACGACCCGCGCCGCACGGACGACCTGCGCGCCAAGGGCCTGGTGGCCTACCCCGAGGACCTCGGCGTCGACCCCACCGAAGCCAGCCGCTCCCTGCTTGCGGCGCGCACCATCGAGGACCTGGTCGAATGGTCCGGCGGGCTTTATGCGCCGCCCGCGAAGTTCAGGAGCTTTTGA
- a CDS encoding CsbD family protein produces MDKNRIDGAAKEVKGSVKEAIGKVTGDKTTETEGKATKVEGKVQGTAGKVADKVRDAGK; encoded by the coding sequence ATGGACAAGAACCGTATCGACGGCGCCGCCAAGGAAGTGAAGGGCTCCGTGAAGGAGGCCATTGGCAAGGTGACCGGCGACAAGACCACCGAAACCGAAGGCAAGGCCACCAAGGTGGAGGGCAAGGTCCAGGGAACGGCCGGCAAGGTCGCCGACAAGGTTCGCGACGCCGGCAAGTGA
- a CDS encoding pyridoxamine 5'-phosphate oxidase family protein, whose amino-acid sequence MTNPARPPYYDDLPGSRTEAWRLLSEAATDPLAPMRRLTLATVGLDARPRARTVVLRKADPGAWRVRFHADTRSDKIAEIAADPRTALCAWDRDERAQIRVEGLSRVHVSDDIARIAWVAVAEEARSLYAVQPSPGEAIGDGGAYAPAPGGDGGFRHFAVVEVAVATLEWLHLGRGGHRRALFERAGGMRWLTP is encoded by the coding sequence GTGACCAATCCCGCCCGCCCCCCTTATTACGACGACCTCCCCGGCTCCCGCACGGAGGCGTGGCGGTTGTTGAGCGAGGCCGCGACCGATCCGCTCGCGCCGATGCGCCGGCTCACCCTGGCGACGGTCGGCCTGGACGCGCGGCCGCGGGCGCGCACGGTCGTTCTGCGCAAGGCGGATCCCGGCGCCTGGCGCGTCCGGTTTCACGCCGACACCCGCTCCGACAAGATCGCCGAGATCGCCGCCGATCCCAGGACCGCGCTCTGCGCCTGGGACCGCGACGAGCGCGCGCAGATCCGCGTCGAGGGTCTCAGCCGGGTTCACGTCAGCGACGACATCGCCCGCATCGCCTGGGTCGCCGTGGCCGAGGAGGCGCGCAGCCTCTATGCGGTCCAGCCCTCGCCGGGCGAGGCGATCGGCGACGGCGGCGCCTATGCGCCCGCTCCCGGCGGCGACGGCGGCTTCCGCCATTTCGCCGTGGTCGAGGTCGCGGTCGCGACGCTCGAATGGCTTCACCTTGGCCGCGGCGGCCATCGCCGCGCGCTGTTCGAGCGCGCCGGCGGCATGCGGTGGCTGACGCCCTGA
- a CDS encoding malonate decarboxylase subunit delta — protein sequence MERFELRFSGNAPLAGRAHVGVVASGDLEVLIEPANETVVSVRTSVDGFEKVWRATLERFFARHPVAARIEINDSGATPGVVSLRLAQALERTKA from the coding sequence ATGGAACGCTTCGAACTCCGCTTCTCCGGCAACGCGCCGCTCGCCGGCCGGGCCCATGTGGGCGTGGTGGCCTCCGGCGATCTCGAGGTGCTGATTGAGCCCGCCAACGAGACGGTGGTCTCCGTCCGCACCAGCGTCGACGGCTTTGAGAAGGTCTGGCGCGCGACGCTGGAGCGCTTCTTCGCCCGCCATCCCGTCGCCGCCCGGATCGAGATCAACGACTCCGGCGCAACGCCGGGCGTGGTCAGCCTTCGTCTCGCCCAGGCGCTGGAAAGGACCAAGGCATGA
- a CDS encoding PAS domain S-box protein — protein sequence MDAIPHRPDRASLQQVIAGLTDGVILVEPDQSISWANDAALAMHGVGEVAELGGDVDGYRARFRLRFRNNHPLPEDRYPLDRVVAGETFSDVTVEVSPSAAPERVWVHTIRSLVVVDASGAPELLVLIVKDETERFEAEDRFESAFNANPAPALICRLSDQVYVRVNQGFMDMTGHDRAAVIGKTVRELDVFAGAENHDRAFERLDEGRAVMQMESEVPLPDGSSRAAIVAGQPIDVAGEPCMLFTFADLEPRRKAEISLRKSEERFSKSFRLSPVAMAITRLPDHAFIDVNRAFEAMTGTPEIEIVGRSASDLRLWTDPAARRAVEASLKEGRGVQDAPLRMRAADEADIDCLVSAEAVEINDAPCVLWVIQDVTERKKTEDELISAIESVMADTSWFSRTVVEKLANLRQASRRPGPGVGLDDLTERERQILGLISEGCDNVAMSDRLKLSTNTVRNHVASLFRKIGVNRRAAAVVWARERGITGKAAVEPRRAPKS from the coding sequence ATGGACGCCATCCCCCACCGCCCCGACCGCGCCTCGCTGCAGCAGGTCATCGCCGGCCTGACCGACGGCGTCATCCTGGTGGAGCCGGACCAGTCGATCTCCTGGGCGAACGACGCGGCGCTCGCCATGCACGGCGTCGGCGAGGTCGCCGAACTCGGCGGCGACGTCGACGGCTACCGCGCCCGGTTCCGGCTCCGGTTCCGCAACAACCACCCGCTGCCCGAAGACCGCTACCCGCTCGACCGCGTGGTGGCTGGCGAGACCTTCTCGGACGTCACGGTGGAGGTGTCCCCAAGCGCCGCGCCGGAGCGCGTTTGGGTGCACACGATCCGAAGCCTCGTCGTGGTCGACGCGTCGGGCGCGCCGGAGCTGCTGGTGCTGATCGTCAAGGACGAGACCGAGCGGTTCGAGGCCGAGGACCGGTTCGAGAGCGCCTTCAACGCCAACCCGGCGCCCGCTTTGATCTGCCGGCTTTCCGACCAGGTCTACGTCCGCGTGAACCAGGGCTTCATGGACATGACCGGCCACGACCGCGCGGCGGTCATCGGAAAGACCGTGCGCGAGCTCGACGTCTTCGCCGGCGCCGAGAACCACGACCGCGCCTTCGAGCGTCTCGACGAGGGCCGCGCGGTCATGCAGATGGAGTCGGAGGTCCCGCTGCCGGACGGATCGAGCCGCGCCGCGATCGTGGCTGGCCAGCCGATCGACGTGGCGGGCGAGCCCTGCATGCTCTTCACCTTCGCCGATCTCGAGCCGCGCCGGAAGGCGGAGATATCGTTGCGCAAGAGCGAGGAGCGCTTCTCGAAGTCGTTTCGCCTGTCGCCCGTGGCGATGGCGATCACGCGCTTGCCGGACCACGCCTTCATCGACGTCAACCGCGCGTTCGAAGCCATGACGGGAACGCCGGAGATCGAGATCGTCGGCCGCAGCGCATCCGACCTGCGGCTATGGACGGACCCCGCTGCGAGGCGCGCGGTCGAAGCCTCGCTGAAGGAGGGCCGCGGCGTTCAGGACGCCCCCTTGCGCATGCGGGCCGCCGACGAGGCCGACATCGACTGTCTGGTCTCGGCCGAGGCGGTCGAGATCAACGACGCGCCCTGCGTGCTGTGGGTCATCCAGGACGTGACCGAGCGCAAGAAGACCGAGGACGAGCTGATCTCGGCGATCGAAAGCGTCATGGCCGACACCTCGTGGTTCAGCCGGACGGTGGTCGAGAAACTCGCGAACCTGCGGCAGGCCTCGCGCCGGCCCGGACCGGGCGTCGGCCTCGACGATCTCACCGAGCGCGAGCGGCAGATCCTCGGGTTGATCTCCGAAGGCTGCGACAACGTCGCGATGAGCGACCGCCTCAAGCTCTCCACCAACACGGTCCGTAACCACGTCGCGTCGTTGTTTCGTAAGATCGGCGTCAACCGCCGCGCCGCCGCCGTGGTGTGGGCGCGCGAGCGCGGGATCACCGGCAAGGCCGCGGTCGAACCGCGCCGCGCGCCGAAGAGCTGA
- a CDS encoding biotin-independent malonate decarboxylase subunit beta: MSVPALMSRTSFVELNARERARALLDDGSFRELLGPFDRIESPWLARQNLVPQADDGVVVARGTIGGVAAVVIAIEGAFQGGSTGEVSGAKIAGALELAAKDAAAGKPIRPVLVFETGGVRLQEANLGLAAMADVHAAVVALRAHVPVVGVIAGMIGCFGGMGITAGLVSRLIVTKQARLGLNGPEVIEQNAGVEELDSRDRPLIWSLTGGEQRHAVGLADDLVADDAEALADAVRSAFERGRPAEHQSERITFWRKRLERLPAAPEGPALRKLWMGDQA, encoded by the coding sequence ATGAGCGTTCCCGCACTCATGAGCCGCACCAGCTTCGTGGAGCTGAACGCCCGCGAGCGCGCCCGCGCGCTGCTGGACGACGGCTCGTTCCGCGAGCTGCTCGGCCCCTTCGACCGGATCGAGAGCCCCTGGCTCGCGCGCCAGAACCTCGTGCCGCAGGCGGACGACGGCGTGGTGGTGGCGCGCGGGACGATCGGCGGCGTCGCGGCGGTCGTGATCGCCATCGAGGGCGCGTTCCAGGGCGGCAGCACCGGCGAGGTCTCCGGCGCCAAGATCGCCGGGGCGCTGGAGCTCGCGGCGAAAGACGCCGCGGCGGGCAAGCCGATCCGCCCGGTGCTGGTGTTCGAGACCGGCGGCGTGCGGCTGCAGGAGGCGAACCTCGGCCTCGCCGCCATGGCGGACGTGCACGCCGCCGTCGTGGCGCTGCGCGCCCACGTCCCCGTCGTCGGCGTCATCGCAGGCATGATCGGCTGCTTCGGCGGGATGGGGATCACTGCCGGACTGGTGAGCCGGCTCATCGTCACAAAACAGGCGCGGCTCGGGCTCAACGGCCCGGAGGTGATCGAACAGAACGCCGGCGTCGAGGAGCTCGACAGCCGCGACCGGCCGCTGATCTGGAGCCTGACCGGCGGAGAGCAGCGCCACGCGGTGGGCCTCGCCGACGACCTCGTCGCCGACGACGCCGAGGCGCTGGCGGACGCCGTCCGCTCCGCCTTCGAGCGCGGCCGGCCGGCGGAGCACCAGAGCGAGCGGATCACGTTCTGGCGCAAACGGCTCGAGCGCCTGCCCGCGGCGCCGGAGGGACCGGCGCTGCGCAAGCTCTGGATGGGAGATCAGGCATGA
- a CDS encoding triphosphoribosyl-dephospho-CoA synthase, with protein MDARESGHDGEDGGARPAHLADLAVAALAAEAELTPKPGLVDRRGAGSHADMELDTLLASAAALRPTFAALAHAAEGERPSQALREALARIGRDGETAMFAATGGVNTHRGAIFALGLIMAAAAIEGWDAAAADICATAGAIARFADGAAPVAVLNGAVACRTYGVGGARGEAAAGFPHALKALEAVRDARARGATETAARLDGLMAAMAGLDDTCLLHRGGRRALRVARLGARAVIASDGAATADGRAALRALDRRLLALNASPGGSADMLAAALLLDALDASRHPGRSRAESRDRLRDQAPPPDDDPGSARLTPLVRDDDADREA; from the coding sequence GTGGATGCCCGCGAAAGCGGGCATGACGGCGAGGATGGCGGCGCGCGCCCTGCGCATCTCGCCGACCTCGCCGTGGCCGCCCTCGCCGCTGAGGCCGAGCTTACGCCCAAGCCCGGCCTCGTCGACCGGCGCGGCGCGGGCTCCCACGCCGACATGGAGCTCGACACGCTGCTCGCCTCCGCCGCGGCGCTGCGCCCGACCTTCGCGGCGCTCGCCCACGCCGCGGAAGGCGAGAGGCCCTCACAGGCCTTGCGCGAGGCGCTCGCACGCATCGGCCGCGACGGCGAGACCGCGATGTTCGCCGCGACTGGCGGCGTCAACACGCACCGCGGCGCGATCTTCGCGCTCGGCCTGATCATGGCGGCCGCGGCGATCGAGGGCTGGGACGCGGCGGCCGCCGACATCTGCGCGACGGCCGGCGCGATCGCCCGTTTCGCCGATGGCGCGGCCCCCGTCGCCGTGCTGAACGGCGCCGTCGCCTGCCGGACCTACGGCGTCGGCGGCGCGCGTGGCGAAGCGGCGGCCGGGTTCCCGCATGCGCTCAAGGCGCTCGAAGCGGTGCGCGACGCCCGCGCGCGCGGCGCGACGGAGACCGCCGCCCGTCTCGACGGGCTGATGGCGGCGATGGCGGGCCTCGACGACACCTGCCTGCTCCACCGCGGCGGGCGGCGGGCGCTGAGGGTCGCGCGTCTCGGCGCGCGCGCCGTGATCGCGTCCGACGGCGCTGCGACCGCGGACGGCAGGGCGGCGCTGCGCGCGCTCGACCGCCGCCTGCTCGCGCTCAACGCCTCGCCCGGCGGAAGCGCCGACATGCTGGCGGCCGCGCTGCTGCTCGACGCGCTCGACGCCAGCCGTCATCCCGGCCGCAGCCGAGCGGAGAGCCGGGACCGTCTTCGGGATCAGGCGCCCCCTCCCGACGACGATCCCGGATCGGCGCGGCTGACGCCGCTCGTCCGGGATGACGACGCGGACAGGGAGGCCTGA
- a CDS encoding GntR family transcriptional regulator — protein sequence MRFALEADIVTGVFKPGDRLDEQTLADRFGVSRTPLREALSQLAATGLVTLLPRRGAFVASLGFRDIIERFEAMAALEAMAGGLAARRIDGPGRRALQAALDDCRAEAADGDSDTYYLANERFHHVIYAEAHNGFLGDEARRLHMRLKPYRRLQLRAGARVATSLAEHERIVEAIFAGDTAGAERELRAHILVQGDRLSDFIATLDRSGLG from the coding sequence CTGCGGTTCGCGCTCGAGGCGGACATCGTCACGGGCGTCTTCAAGCCCGGCGACCGCCTCGACGAGCAGACGCTGGCCGACCGCTTCGGCGTGTCGCGCACCCCCCTGCGCGAGGCGCTGAGCCAGCTCGCGGCGACGGGGCTCGTCACGCTGCTGCCCCGGCGCGGCGCCTTCGTGGCCTCGCTCGGCTTCCGCGACATCATCGAACGGTTCGAGGCCATGGCGGCGCTGGAGGCCATGGCCGGCGGGCTCGCCGCGCGCCGCATCGACGGGCCCGGCCGCCGGGCGCTGCAGGCCGCGCTCGACGACTGCCGGGCGGAGGCGGCGGACGGCGACAGCGACACCTACTATCTCGCCAACGAGCGCTTCCACCACGTGATCTACGCCGAGGCGCACAACGGTTTCCTCGGCGACGAGGCGCGCCGGCTGCACATGCGGCTGAAGCCCTACCGCCGCCTGCAGCTCCGCGCCGGCGCCCGCGTCGCGACCTCGCTCGCCGAGCACGAGCGGATCGTCGAGGCGATCTTCGCCGGCGACACGGCGGGCGCCGAGCGCGAACTGCGCGCCCACATCCTGGTGCAGGGCGACCGGCTGAGCGACTTCATCGCGACGCTGGACCGGTCGGGCCTCGGCTGA
- a CDS encoding amino acid ABC transporter substrate-binding protein: protein MKKILTALALSASAVFASGAADAATLDQVKQKGFLQCGVSTGLPGFSNPDAKGEWTGLDVDLCRAVAAAIFDDPSKVRFSPLTAKDRFTALQSGEVDILSRNSTWTLSRDATQGLNFTATNYYDGQGFLVRKSLGVKSAMELNGASVCTQSGTTTELNVADFFRSNNLQYEVVAFQGQEETLKAYESGRCEVFTSDQSQLYALRLKLADKDEHVILPELISKEPLATAVRQGDDQWFDIVKWVHYGMLNAEEAGITSQNVKEMLTSPNPDIKRMLGAEGNFGEQIGLSKDWLARIVGKVGNYGEAFDRSVGKGSPLQIERGKNALWSKGGLQYGPPIR from the coding sequence ATGAAAAAGATCCTTACCGCTCTGGCGCTGAGCGCTTCTGCGGTCTTCGCGTCCGGCGCCGCCGATGCGGCGACTCTGGACCAGGTCAAGCAGAAGGGCTTTCTCCAGTGCGGCGTCAGCACTGGACTGCCCGGCTTCTCGAACCCCGACGCCAAGGGCGAATGGACCGGTCTCGACGTCGATCTCTGCCGCGCCGTCGCCGCCGCGATCTTCGACGATCCGTCCAAGGTCCGGTTCTCGCCGCTGACCGCGAAGGACCGCTTCACCGCGCTTCAGTCGGGCGAGGTCGACATCCTGTCGCGCAACTCCACGTGGACGCTGTCGCGCGACGCGACCCAGGGCCTGAACTTCACCGCGACCAACTATTACGACGGCCAGGGCTTCCTGGTGCGCAAGTCGCTCGGCGTGAAGTCGGCGATGGAGCTGAACGGCGCCTCGGTCTGCACCCAATCCGGCACCACGACCGAGCTCAACGTCGCGGACTTCTTCCGCTCCAACAACCTGCAGTATGAGGTCGTCGCCTTCCAGGGCCAGGAAGAGACGCTGAAGGCCTATGAGTCCGGCCGTTGCGAGGTCTTCACCTCGGACCAGTCCCAGCTCTACGCCCTGCGCCTGAAGCTCGCCGACAAGGACGAACACGTCATTCTGCCGGAGCTGATCTCCAAGGAGCCGCTCGCCACCGCCGTCCGCCAGGGCGACGACCAGTGGTTCGACATCGTGAAGTGGGTCCACTACGGCATGCTGAACGCCGAGGAGGCCGGCATCACTTCGCAGAACGTGAAGGAGATGCTCACCTCGCCGAACCCCGACATCAAGCGGATGCTCGGCGCCGAGGGCAATTTCGGCGAGCAGATCGGCCTGTCGAAGGACTGGCTGGCCCGCATCGTGGGCAAGGTCGGCAACTACGGCGAAGCGTTCGACCGCAGCGTCGGCAAGGGCTCGCCGCTGCAGATCGAGCGCGGCAAGAACGCGCTGTGGAGCAAGGGCGGCCTTCAGTACGGCCCGCCGATCCGCTGA
- the metC gene encoding cystathionine beta-lyase — protein sequence MGRDGERPFGPLTDLVLGGRSVVEQHGFVNPPIVRGSTVLSPTVADLEGRTGRYAYGRRGTPTSDALTDALKTLEGGAHVALTPSGLNAVATALLAVLGAGDHLLMVDTVYQPTRHLCDLTLKRLGIETTYYEPQIGAQIADLIRPETKAVFVESPGSLTFEIQDIPAIAGAAHARGVAVVMDNTWATPLFFKAHDQGVDLSVTAGTKYLGGHADLLLGTISANEAYAPALIAAHGALGLCVGPDDMFLALRGLRTLGVRLAHQQDAGLRVARWLESRSEVARVLHPALENDPGHALWRRDFTGASSLFAIELKPGPKAAVAAFLDGLRLFGLGYSWGGFESLAIPYDARPIRTASRWAPAGPTVRIHVGLEEVEDLIADLDAGLARYAAAL from the coding sequence ATGGGACGTGATGGGGAACGCCCTTTCGGGCCGCTGACGGACCTTGTCCTCGGCGGCCGCTCCGTCGTGGAGCAGCACGGCTTCGTCAATCCGCCGATCGTCCGCGGCTCCACCGTGCTGTCGCCCACCGTCGCCGACCTCGAGGGGCGGACCGGCCGCTACGCCTATGGCCGGCGCGGCACGCCGACCTCCGACGCGCTGACCGACGCCCTGAAAACCTTGGAGGGCGGCGCGCATGTGGCGCTCACGCCCTCGGGGCTGAACGCGGTCGCGACCGCCCTGCTCGCGGTGCTCGGGGCGGGCGATCACCTGCTGATGGTCGACACCGTCTACCAGCCCACACGGCACCTCTGCGACCTCACGCTGAAGCGGCTCGGGATCGAGACGACCTACTACGAGCCGCAGATCGGAGCGCAGATCGCCGACCTCATCCGGCCCGAAACCAAGGCGGTCTTTGTGGAGAGCCCGGGCTCCCTCACCTTCGAGATCCAGGACATCCCGGCCATCGCCGGCGCGGCGCATGCGCGCGGCGTCGCGGTGGTGATGGACAATACGTGGGCGACGCCGCTGTTTTTTAAGGCGCACGACCAGGGCGTCGACCTCTCGGTCACGGCCGGCACGAAATACCTCGGCGGCCATGCCGACCTGCTGCTCGGCACGATCTCGGCGAACGAGGCCTACGCGCCCGCGCTGATCGCCGCGCACGGGGCGCTGGGCCTCTGCGTCGGGCCGGACGACATGTTCCTCGCCCTGCGCGGCCTGAGAACGCTGGGGGTGCGGCTCGCGCACCAGCAGGACGCCGGTCTGCGGGTCGCGCGCTGGCTCGAATCGCGCTCCGAGGTCGCCCGCGTGCTGCATCCCGCGCTGGAGAACGATCCCGGCCACGCGCTCTGGCGGCGCGACTTCACCGGCGCCTCCAGCCTGTTCGCGATCGAGCTGAAGCCGGGGCCGAAGGCGGCGGTCGCGGCCTTCCTGGACGGGCTCCGCCTGTTCGGCCTCGGCTACTCCTGGGGCGGGTTCGAGAGCCTTGCGATCCCGTACGACGCCCGGCCGATCCGGACCGCGAGCCGCTGGGCGCCGGCCGGGCCGACCGTCCGCATCCACGTCGGGCTCGAGGAGGTCGAAGACCTGATCGCGGACCTCGACGCCGGGCTCGCCCGCTACGCCGCGGCGCTCTGA
- a CDS encoding SLC13 family permease: protein MTPELLSIVGLGAMFVVATLLPVNMGVLAFAGAFLLGTLVAGLTTKAIIGFFPSGLFLTLVGITYLFAIAQANGTIDWLVRLAVKAVRGRVVMIPWIMFLVAAALTAVGAVSPGAVAIIAPIALGFAIKYGISPLLMGLMVIHGAQAGGFSPISIYGGITNGVVAKAGLPMDPLVTFAASFAVNAGVAALLFAVLGGRSLFGARVETAGANGAPVGGYGRPPRSEPRYGDAETEAISAERRIAAGQTQTDADPMADNRAYQMLTLGGLILLAVLTLAFNLDIGFCAITIGLALSLVAPTLQRRAIAQVTWPEIVLITGVSTYVGVMEKMGTISYVADGVAGLASPLTAALLLCLIGAVVSAFASSTAVLGSLIPLAVPFLQGDTGVGAIGFIAAMAVSSTIVDVSPFSTNGALVLANAPEGSRDGFFRQLLLYGAIVTLVAPFVVWFLFVVL, encoded by the coding sequence ATGACGCCTGAGCTTCTCTCCATCGTCGGCCTCGGCGCGATGTTCGTGGTGGCGACGCTGCTGCCGGTGAACATGGGCGTGCTCGCCTTCGCGGGCGCCTTCCTCCTCGGCACGCTGGTGGCGGGCCTCACCACCAAGGCCATCATCGGGTTCTTCCCCTCCGGCCTGTTCCTGACGCTGGTCGGGATCACCTACCTCTTCGCCATCGCCCAGGCGAACGGCACCATCGACTGGCTGGTGCGGCTCGCGGTGAAGGCGGTCCGCGGCCGGGTCGTCATGATCCCGTGGATCATGTTCCTGGTGGCGGCCGCGCTCACGGCGGTCGGCGCGGTCAGCCCCGGCGCGGTGGCGATCATCGCCCCCATCGCGCTCGGCTTCGCGATCAAGTACGGCATCTCGCCCTTGCTGATGGGCCTGATGGTGATCCACGGCGCCCAGGCGGGCGGCTTCTCGCCGATCTCGATCTACGGCGGCATCACCAACGGCGTGGTGGCGAAGGCCGGCCTGCCGATGGACCCGCTCGTGACTTTTGCGGCGAGCTTCGCGGTGAACGCCGGCGTCGCGGCCCTGCTGTTCGCCGTGCTCGGCGGCAGGAGCCTGTTCGGCGCGCGGGTCGAGACGGCGGGCGCCAACGGCGCGCCTGTCGGCGGCTACGGCCGCCCGCCCCGGAGCGAGCCGCGCTACGGCGACGCCGAGACCGAGGCGATCTCGGCCGAACGCCGCATCGCGGCCGGCCAGACGCAGACCGACGCCGACCCCATGGCCGACAACCGCGCCTACCAGATGCTGACGCTTGGCGGTCTCATCCTGCTCGCGGTCCTGACGCTCGCCTTCAACCTCGACATCGGCTTCTGCGCCATCACGATCGGCCTCGCGCTGTCGCTGGTCGCGCCGACGCTGCAGCGCCGCGCCATCGCGCAGGTGACCTGGCCCGAGATCGTGCTGATCACCGGCGTCAGCACCTATGTCGGCGTGATGGAGAAGATGGGAACGATCTCCTACGTCGCGGACGGCGTGGCGGGCCTCGCCTCGCCGCTCACCGCGGCGCTGCTGCTGTGCCTGATCGGCGCGGTGGTCTCGGCCTTCGCCTCCTCGACCGCGGTGCTCGGCTCGCTGATCCCGCTCGCCGTGCCCTTCCTCCAGGGCGACACCGGCGTTGGCGCCATCGGCTTCATCGCCGCCATGGCGGTGTCCTCGACCATCGTGGACGTGAGCCCGTTCTCCACCAACGGCGCCCTCGTCCTCGCCAACGCGCCCGAAGGCTCCCGCGACGGCTTCTTCCGCCAGCTGCTGCTCTACGGGGCGATCGTTACGCTCGTGGCGCCGTTCGTGGTTTGGTTCCTGTTCGTGGTGCTGTGA